In Tachyglossus aculeatus isolate mTacAcu1 chromosome 10, mTacAcu1.pri, whole genome shotgun sequence, the following proteins share a genomic window:
- the NDUFA4L2 gene encoding NADH dehydrogenase [ubiquinone] 1 alpha subcomplex subunit 4-like 2: protein MAGSGLRGRAFRQLKRHPGLIPLIGFIALGMGSAGLYLLRLALRSPDVSWDRKNNPEPWNRLSPNDQYKFLAVSTDYKKLKKDRPDF from the exons ATGGCAGGGAGCGGACTCAGGGGTCGAGCCTTCCGACAGCTGAAGCGGCATCCCGGG CTCATCCCACTCATCGGCTTCATCGCCCTGGGCATGGGCAGCGCCGGCCTCTACCTGCTCAGACTGGCCCTTCGCAGCCCCGACGTCAG CTGGGACCGAAAGAACAACCCGGAGCCCTGGAATCGCCTGAGCCCCAACGACCAATATAAg TTCCTCGCCGTCTCCACCGACTACAAGAAGTTGAAGAAAGACCGACCGGACTTCTGA